Proteins encoded by one window of Myxococcus guangdongensis:
- a CDS encoding P-loop NTPase fold protein: protein MLRSLRRGMERLLEDAAASYDPPGAWRIVFNLPSILSGLASEAPSPEVSPPASQRAPSEAPGIASSSGSDFLLEPVAGIRSDIVDGVDLADRLNIEPDVNALCSIIAARSVEPPLAIGLFGDWGTGKSFFMSKMEKRLREICAQPSPAEDSSGKPYYFRDIAQIRFNAWHYSDGNLWASLMARLFEGLSRYGIENGRSDVEEKLRAQLRSAELVLGDAQGRIAVAQARRQQAEQHGRDVQQRQRQVEARFVQGLGSGVLVEVKKQLSEQIATRWPEFGPKELLKWHEQVHRGWGWLTELWAWVRQGGRTRAALLILGALVTTLSPWAVATLVGTESWSKVLGAVFGPLATLASWGPFVLPKVRKVVATLDDARAELGRINQQLVDEVQATLSELEQEEARAQEVAVKAGLEVERLKAELVKAHPSQRLRDFFADRDQSSDYRQHLGLISLIRNDLAALSDLLGNARDTESVGLPAVDRIVLYIDDLDRCPEDRIVQVLEAVHLLLAFPLFVVVVGVDSRWLLHALKKRYAAFSAEDAATPQAYLEKIFQIPFTLHRMEEQGFGKLIDFLLPTAQPSPEVVAVHPPAQPPLPTPNVAVAPILPSAPVRPTAPVPGPSKGVATSPTAGTPAPAPKLRPRLLHLSSDEVEVIKCTWRLIPTPRATHRLANSYRLLRVRLSESREAAFLGKGRTAEYPLVVILLATMIGFPEEFSQVLQLAKNPGATEKTWADFKKVFARTAGLEHFSHALDQLVLKQDLDALPIDSIRYWLGVVCRFSFHLRDELPEEGGQPKTASQTLTTSMVAAARDVAPEVPTSGPSIPPHAPGGKGLVPSTSKDPQSA from the coding sequence GTGCTTCGCAGCCTCCGTCGGGGGATGGAGCGGTTGCTCGAGGATGCGGCCGCCTCGTACGACCCTCCCGGCGCCTGGCGCATCGTCTTCAATCTTCCCTCCATCCTGAGCGGGCTGGCCTCCGAGGCGCCGAGCCCCGAGGTGTCGCCCCCCGCCAGCCAGCGCGCTCCTTCCGAGGCGCCCGGGATTGCCTCATCGAGTGGCTCGGACTTCTTGTTGGAGCCGGTCGCGGGCATCCGCTCGGACATCGTGGACGGCGTGGACCTGGCGGACCGGCTGAACATCGAGCCCGATGTGAACGCCCTCTGCTCCATCATCGCCGCCCGCTCCGTCGAGCCGCCGCTGGCCATCGGGCTCTTCGGTGACTGGGGGACGGGCAAGAGCTTCTTCATGTCGAAGATGGAGAAGCGACTCCGGGAGATCTGCGCACAGCCGTCCCCCGCGGAGGACTCGAGCGGCAAGCCCTACTACTTCCGCGACATCGCGCAGATTCGCTTCAATGCCTGGCACTACTCCGACGGAAACCTCTGGGCCAGCTTGATGGCCCGGCTCTTCGAGGGCCTGTCACGCTATGGCATCGAGAACGGGCGCTCGGACGTGGAGGAGAAGCTGCGTGCTCAGCTTCGCAGCGCGGAGCTGGTGCTCGGCGACGCGCAGGGCCGCATCGCCGTGGCGCAGGCCCGACGCCAGCAGGCCGAGCAGCACGGTCGGGACGTCCAGCAGCGCCAGCGACAGGTGGAGGCCCGCTTCGTCCAGGGGCTGGGCTCGGGAGTGCTCGTCGAGGTCAAGAAGCAGCTCTCCGAGCAGATCGCCACACGGTGGCCCGAGTTCGGCCCGAAGGAATTGCTGAAGTGGCACGAACAGGTTCATCGGGGCTGGGGTTGGCTGACGGAGCTCTGGGCGTGGGTCCGGCAAGGTGGACGAACCCGCGCGGCCCTGCTCATCCTCGGCGCGCTCGTCACCACACTGAGCCCGTGGGCCGTCGCCACGCTGGTGGGCACCGAGTCGTGGAGCAAGGTCCTGGGCGCGGTGTTCGGTCCCCTGGCGACCCTGGCGAGTTGGGGCCCCTTCGTCCTTCCCAAGGTGCGGAAGGTCGTCGCGACCCTCGATGACGCACGGGCCGAGCTCGGTAGGATCAACCAGCAGCTCGTCGATGAGGTGCAGGCGACGTTGAGCGAGCTCGAGCAGGAAGAAGCCCGCGCTCAGGAGGTCGCGGTGAAGGCGGGCCTCGAAGTCGAACGCCTCAAGGCGGAGCTGGTCAAGGCGCATCCTTCCCAGCGCCTGCGTGACTTCTTCGCCGACAGGGACCAGAGCAGCGACTACCGGCAGCACCTGGGCCTCATCTCGCTCATCCGGAATGACCTTGCCGCCCTGAGTGATCTGCTCGGAAACGCGCGGGACACCGAGAGCGTGGGGCTGCCGGCCGTCGACCGCATCGTGCTCTACATCGACGACCTCGACCGCTGTCCCGAGGACCGCATCGTCCAGGTGCTGGAGGCTGTCCACCTCCTGCTCGCCTTCCCGCTGTTCGTCGTGGTCGTGGGGGTGGATTCACGCTGGCTGCTTCATGCCTTGAAGAAGCGCTACGCGGCCTTCTCGGCGGAGGACGCGGCGACGCCGCAGGCGTACCTCGAGAAGATCTTCCAGATTCCCTTCACGCTCCATCGAATGGAAGAGCAGGGCTTCGGCAAGCTCATCGATTTCCTCCTGCCGACCGCGCAGCCATCCCCCGAGGTGGTTGCCGTCCATCCTCCCGCGCAGCCTCCGCTGCCCACCCCGAACGTGGCGGTTGCACCCATCCTCCCCTCCGCGCCGGTTCGACCGACAGCGCCAGTGCCTGGGCCCTCGAAGGGAGTGGCGACGTCTCCCACCGCGGGGACGCCCGCGCCCGCGCCGAAGCTGCGGCCTCGGCTGCTTCACCTCTCCTCCGACGAGGTCGAGGTCATCAAGTGCACGTGGCGACTCATCCCCACGCCGCGCGCGACCCACCGCCTCGCGAACAGCTACAGGCTCCTGCGCGTGCGGCTCTCCGAGTCTCGAGAGGCGGCGTTCCTCGGCAAGGGGCGCACCGCGGAGTATCCCCTGGTGGTCATCCTGCTCGCGACGATGATTGGCTTCCCCGAGGAGTTCTCGCAGGTCCTGCAGTTGGCGAAGAACCCGGGGGCGACGGAGAAGACCTGGGCCGACTTCAAGAAGGTGTTCGCACGGACGGCCGGGCTCGAACATTTCTCCCATGCCCTGGACCAACTCGTCCTGAAGCAGGACCTGGATGCGCTGCCCATCGACTCGATTCGTTACTGGCTCGGAGTCGTCTGCCGCTTCTCGTTCCATCTGCGGGACGAACTGCCGGAGGAGGGCGGGCAACCGAAGACCGCCTCGCAGACGCTCACCACGTCGATGGTCGCCGCTGCACGTGATGTGGCACCGGAAGTCCCCACGAGTGGACCCTCCATTCCGCCCCATGCGCCTGGGGGCAAGGGGCTTGTGCCCTCCACATCGAAGGACCCTCAGTCCGCGTAG
- a CDS encoding YncE family protein: MPCVREVRLSLLLCVVLVASVARAQSPGSFVNWEHPHVHPLELTPDGTRLLAVNTADNRLMVFSVTGGTPVLTASIPVGLDPVSVRARSNTEAWVVNHVSDSVSIVDLTTLNVRATLPTDDEPADVIFAGAPQRAFISCSQVNRVLVLDPANPLATPTRLALLGEEPRALATNAAGTHVYVAFFESGNRSTVLGGGNAMGGGGFPPNVVSGGLGPYGGVNPPPNAGNAFNPPRRSGTPAPPPVALIVKKNASGQWMDDNSRDWTSVVSGSNASASGRRPGWDLPDRDVAIINASTLAVTYASGTMNLNMALAVHPGGHVVVVGTDAVNEVRFEPNIKGRFLRVLAAAFDPNNPSVVSRFDLNPHLTYTTGTVPQATRRLAMGDPRGLAWNVDGSRVYITGMGSNNVAVMDDAGGRITQVTVGEGPTGVVLSGTRLYVLNKFAASISLVDTTSNTEVARVPFFDPSPGAIKVGRRHLYDTHTGSGLGHVSCASCHIDGRLDRLAWDLGDPAGEMKAVTGQNLGMGIPGLTSNFQPWHAMKGPMTTQTLQDLIGKEPLHWRGDRAGIEEFNGAFVSLQGDDTQLTVIEMQQFEDFLATLTFPPNPFRNLDNSLPTSLPLPGHFTTGRFGAAGQPLPNGNAVNGLRIYRPPRLLDSGVFACSTCHTLPTGLGADVRWNGSQFLPVNAGPNGERHTGLVSVDGFTNVTMKISQLRNLYEKVGMEFTQTSNLAGFGFSHDGSVDSIARFITEPVFTLQSDQEVADMVAFMLAFSGSDLPKGSTTTVAEPPGPDSKDTHAAVGRQVTLTTASPTPAQASTLASFQALADSGKVGLVAKGNQGGIARGATYVGGGLFQSDRLAETVTAAQLQTMALPGNELTYTVVPKGSEVRIGIDRDLDGIFDRDELDRGTRPDDPLSR; encoded by the coding sequence ATGCCCTGTGTCCGAGAGGTGCGGCTCTCGTTGTTGCTGTGCGTGGTGCTGGTGGCGAGCGTGGCGCGGGCCCAGTCACCGGGCTCGTTCGTGAACTGGGAGCATCCCCACGTCCACCCGCTGGAGCTGACGCCGGACGGCACGCGCCTGCTCGCGGTGAACACGGCGGACAACCGCCTCATGGTGTTCTCCGTGACGGGCGGCACGCCGGTGCTCACAGCCTCCATCCCGGTGGGCCTGGACCCCGTGTCCGTGCGCGCCCGGAGCAACACCGAGGCCTGGGTGGTCAACCATGTCTCCGACAGCGTCAGCATCGTGGACCTCACCACGCTCAACGTGCGGGCCACCCTCCCCACGGATGACGAACCCGCGGACGTCATCTTCGCGGGCGCTCCTCAGCGCGCGTTCATCTCCTGCTCCCAGGTCAACCGCGTGCTGGTGCTGGACCCGGCCAATCCGCTCGCCACGCCCACGCGACTGGCGCTGCTCGGAGAGGAGCCGCGCGCGCTCGCCACCAACGCGGCGGGCACCCACGTCTACGTCGCCTTCTTCGAGTCCGGCAATCGCAGCACGGTGCTCGGCGGTGGCAACGCGATGGGCGGCGGAGGATTTCCTCCCAACGTGGTGAGCGGCGGGCTCGGCCCCTACGGCGGCGTCAACCCTCCCCCCAACGCTGGCAACGCCTTCAACCCGCCCAGGCGCAGTGGCACGCCCGCGCCTCCTCCCGTGGCGCTCATCGTGAAGAAGAACGCCAGCGGCCAGTGGATGGACGACAACAGCCGGGACTGGACGAGCGTCGTCTCGGGCAGCAACGCCTCCGCGTCCGGACGACGCCCCGGCTGGGACCTCCCGGACCGCGACGTGGCCATCATCAACGCGTCCACGCTGGCCGTCACGTACGCCAGCGGGACGATGAACCTGAACATGGCGTTGGCCGTCCACCCGGGCGGCCATGTCGTCGTGGTGGGCACGGACGCGGTGAACGAGGTCCGCTTCGAGCCCAACATCAAGGGCCGCTTCCTGCGCGTGCTCGCCGCCGCGTTCGACCCGAACAATCCCTCCGTCGTCTCCCGCTTCGACCTCAATCCGCACCTGACGTACACCACGGGCACCGTGCCGCAGGCGACGCGGCGGCTCGCGATGGGAGACCCGCGGGGGCTCGCCTGGAACGTGGACGGCAGCCGCGTCTACATCACCGGCATGGGCTCCAACAACGTCGCCGTCATGGACGACGCGGGCGGCCGGATCACCCAGGTGACGGTGGGCGAGGGCCCCACGGGCGTGGTGCTCTCCGGGACGCGGCTCTACGTGCTCAACAAGTTCGCCGCGAGCATCTCACTGGTCGACACCACCTCGAACACCGAGGTGGCGCGGGTGCCGTTCTTCGACCCCTCCCCTGGCGCCATCAAGGTGGGCCGCAGGCACCTCTATGACACGCACACGGGCTCGGGCCTCGGACACGTGTCGTGCGCGTCGTGCCACATCGATGGCCGGCTCGACCGGCTCGCGTGGGACCTGGGAGACCCCGCCGGCGAGATGAAGGCCGTCACCGGACAGAACCTGGGCATGGGCATCCCCGGGCTCACGTCGAACTTCCAGCCGTGGCACGCGATGAAGGGCCCGATGACCACGCAGACGCTCCAGGACCTCATCGGCAAGGAGCCCCTGCACTGGCGCGGAGACCGCGCGGGCATCGAGGAGTTCAACGGCGCCTTCGTCAGCCTCCAGGGGGACGACACGCAGCTCACCGTCATCGAGATGCAGCAGTTCGAGGACTTCCTCGCGACGCTCACCTTCCCGCCCAACCCCTTCCGGAACCTCGACAACTCGCTGCCCACGAGCCTGCCCTTGCCCGGGCACTTCACCACGGGGCGCTTCGGCGCCGCGGGGCAGCCGCTGCCCAACGGGAACGCGGTGAACGGCCTGCGCATCTATCGGCCCCCGCGCCTGCTGGACTCAGGCGTCTTCGCCTGCTCGACGTGTCACACCCTGCCCACGGGCCTGGGCGCGGACGTGCGATGGAACGGGAGCCAGTTCCTGCCCGTCAACGCGGGGCCCAACGGCGAGCGTCACACGGGGCTCGTCTCCGTGGATGGCTTCACCAACGTGACGATGAAGATTTCGCAGCTGCGCAACCTCTACGAGAAGGTCGGCATGGAGTTCACCCAGACGTCGAACCTGGCGGGCTTCGGCTTCTCGCACGACGGCAGCGTGGACTCCATCGCGCGCTTCATCACCGAGCCGGTGTTCACGCTCCAGAGCGACCAGGAGGTCGCGGACATGGTGGCGTTCATGCTGGCCTTCTCCGGCTCGGACCTGCCCAAGGGCTCCACGACGACGGTGGCGGAGCCGCCCGGGCCGGACAGCAAGGACACGCACGCGGCGGTGGGCCGGCAGGTGACGCTGACCACGGCGAGCCCCACGCCCGCGCAGGCGAGCACCCTGGCCTCGTTCCAGGCCCTCGCCGACAGCGGCAAGGTGGGCCTGGTGGCGAAGGGCAACCAGGGTGGCATCGCGCGCGGCGCCACCTACGTGGGCGGAGGGCTGTTCCAGTCCGACCGCCTGGCGGAGACCGTCACCGCGGCGCAGCTCCAGACGATGGCGCTGCCCGGCAACGAGCTGACGTACACCGTGGTGCCCAAGGGCTCGGAGGTGCGCATCGGCATCGACCGGGACCTGGACGGCATCTTCGACCGCGATGAGCTGGACCGGGGAACCCGGCCCGATGACCCGCTGAGCCGATAG